One Curtobacterium sp. MCLR17_032 genomic window carries:
- a CDS encoding glycoside hydrolase family 15 protein, protein MTERTRDTPDATENEERTDGSVPLRSYGAIGDGRTVALIARDGRIDWLPIPGMDSPPVFASIVDAEHGGHIALRPADGGAEVERQYLPGTNVLVTTWTTPSGQVTVTDAMVTGVAGRLPWAEIGRCVQGVRGSVEMEWAVVPGTLLNTAEPKRLDTANGTVIGIDGVTIAIVEQGFDPVHDDGPRFSGRFDTTEGSKHILTIVGTHDEPIFMPEPERTMAGIDRTIENWSQWSSEFSYDGPWAEAVQRSALALKLLIYSPTGAIAAAPTTSLPEDRTGGKNWDYRFAWVRDLSYTVHALTRFGLREETHAAVSWVMRTIADHDETMPIFYRLDGSKTDEVEERDVPGWQGIGPVTVGNRAGNQLQLGVWGDVFEIMRQYVRAGNVLDRKTAKVLQQLADDACHRWEEADSGMWELEDTQHYVSSKIGCWQALDAAAELHDAGMIDGPRDKWIENRELIEQWVSDNGWDEERGYYVMYPGSDALDTSILLHAMSAFDRGPRMESTIRAIEERLQRGPLVYRYSGIEDEESPFVACSFWLAAAMACVGRHDDARHLMDEMVDQANEVGLFSEMISEGGEFMGNIPQGLSHLALIQAALTIEEVTAEDGADED, encoded by the coding sequence ATGACCGAACGGACACGGGACACCCCCGACGCCACCGAGAACGAGGAGCGCACCGACGGGTCCGTCCCGCTCCGCTCCTACGGCGCGATCGGCGACGGTCGGACCGTGGCGCTCATCGCCCGCGACGGCCGCATCGACTGGCTGCCGATCCCCGGCATGGACTCACCCCCGGTGTTCGCGAGCATCGTCGACGCCGAGCACGGCGGACACATCGCCCTGCGCCCGGCCGACGGCGGCGCCGAGGTCGAGCGGCAGTACCTGCCGGGGACGAACGTCCTGGTCACGACCTGGACCACGCCGTCCGGCCAGGTCACCGTCACGGACGCCATGGTGACCGGTGTCGCCGGACGCCTGCCCTGGGCCGAGATCGGCCGCTGCGTGCAGGGCGTGCGTGGTTCGGTCGAGATGGAGTGGGCGGTCGTGCCCGGCACGCTGCTCAACACCGCCGAGCCGAAGCGCCTGGACACCGCCAACGGCACCGTGATCGGCATCGACGGGGTCACCATCGCCATCGTCGAGCAGGGGTTCGACCCGGTGCACGACGACGGTCCCCGGTTCTCCGGCCGCTTCGACACCACCGAGGGCTCGAAGCACATCCTGACGATCGTCGGCACGCACGACGAACCGATCTTCATGCCCGAACCGGAGCGCACGATGGCGGGCATCGACCGCACCATCGAGAACTGGTCGCAGTGGTCGTCGGAGTTCTCGTACGACGGGCCCTGGGCCGAGGCGGTTCAGCGGAGCGCCCTGGCACTGAAGCTGCTCATCTACTCGCCGACCGGCGCCATCGCGGCGGCCCCGACCACGAGCCTCCCGGAGGACCGGACCGGCGGCAAGAACTGGGACTACCGCTTCGCCTGGGTGCGCGACCTGTCCTACACGGTGCACGCGCTGACCCGCTTCGGCCTGCGCGAGGAGACCCACGCGGCCGTCTCGTGGGTGATGCGGACCATCGCCGACCACGACGAGACGATGCCGATCTTCTACCGGCTCGACGGCTCGAAGACCGACGAGGTCGAGGAGCGCGACGTCCCCGGGTGGCAGGGCATCGGCCCGGTCACGGTCGGCAACCGGGCGGGCAACCAGTTGCAGCTCGGTGTCTGGGGCGACGTCTTCGAGATCATGCGTCAGTACGTCCGTGCCGGCAACGTCCTGGACCGGAAGACCGCGAAGGTGCTGCAGCAGCTCGCCGACGACGCCTGCCACCGCTGGGAGGAAGCGGACTCCGGCATGTGGGAGCTCGAGGACACCCAGCACTACGTGTCGAGCAAGATCGGCTGCTGGCAGGCACTCGACGCCGCGGCGGAACTGCACGACGCCGGCATGATCGACGGCCCCCGCGACAAGTGGATCGAGAACCGCGAGCTGATCGAGCAGTGGGTCAGCGACAACGGCTGGGACGAGGAACGCGGGTACTACGTCATGTACCCGGGCTCCGACGCCCTGGACACCTCGATCCTGCTGCACGCCATGTCGGCCTTCGACCGGGGACCCCGGATGGAGTCGACGATCCGGGCCATCGAGGAGCGGCTGCAGCGCGGCCCGCTCGTCTACCGCTACTCGGGCATCGAGGACGAGGAGTCCCCGTTCGTGGCGTGCTCGTTCTGGCTGGCCGCGGCGATGGCCTGCGTCGGCCGCCACGACGACGCACGCCACCTGATGGACGAGATGGTCGACCAGGCGAACGAGGTCGGCCTGTTCAGCGAGATGATCAGCGAGGGCGGCGAGTTCATGGGCAACATCCCGCAGGGGCTGTCGCACCTGGCGCTCATCCAGGCGGCGCTGACGATCGAAGAGGTCACCGCTGAGGACGGTGCCGACGAGGACTGA
- a CDS encoding RtcB family protein — MQKITNRLLSWASMLEEQTEQQARTTSRMPFVFPHLALMPDAHLGLGATVGSVIPTLGAVMPAAVGVDIGCGMIAVRTQFSRADLPEDLRPLREAIERAIPLSAGATNQTVVATAAPRIAELEALAVDAGFDPAEVLGGWRNQLGTLGSGNHFIEVSLDEEDRVWLFLHSGSRGVGNRIAQRHIAVAKQAMERWWIALPDPDLAYLVEGTPEFDRYIAELGWAQHFALLNREEMMDRVVRQLAEVVDTEVQELERINCHHNFTQRETHWGKSVWVSRKGAIQAKAGQPGLIPGSMGTASYVVEGRGNKPSLESSPHGAGRSYSRSAARRTFTHEQLREAMAGIEYRDTDAFLDEIPAAYKPIDQVMADAADLVTVRHTLRQIVNVKGD, encoded by the coding sequence ATGCAGAAGATCACCAACCGACTCCTCTCCTGGGCATCGATGCTCGAGGAGCAGACCGAACAGCAGGCGCGCACGACCTCCCGGATGCCCTTCGTGTTCCCGCACCTCGCGCTGATGCCCGACGCCCACCTCGGGCTCGGCGCCACCGTCGGATCCGTCATCCCCACCCTCGGCGCGGTCATGCCCGCGGCCGTCGGGGTCGACATCGGCTGCGGGATGATCGCCGTCCGCACCCAGTTCTCGCGCGCCGACCTGCCCGAGGACCTGCGGCCGCTCCGCGAGGCGATCGAACGGGCGATCCCGCTGTCCGCCGGGGCGACGAACCAGACCGTCGTCGCGACCGCGGCACCGCGGATCGCGGAACTCGAGGCGCTGGCCGTCGATGCCGGCTTCGACCCCGCGGAGGTGCTCGGCGGTTGGCGGAACCAGCTCGGCACGCTCGGTTCCGGCAACCACTTCATCGAGGTCTCCCTCGACGAGGAGGACCGCGTCTGGCTGTTCCTGCACTCCGGGTCCCGCGGGGTCGGCAACAGGATCGCGCAGCGACACATCGCGGTGGCGAAGCAGGCGATGGAGCGGTGGTGGATCGCGCTGCCGGACCCCGACCTGGCCTACCTCGTCGAGGGCACCCCCGAGTTCGACCGGTACATCGCCGAACTGGGGTGGGCGCAGCACTTCGCCCTGCTCAACCGCGAGGAGATGATGGACCGCGTCGTCCGGCAGCTCGCCGAGGTCGTGGACACCGAGGTGCAGGAGCTCGAACGCATCAACTGCCACCACAACTTCACGCAGCGGGAGACGCACTGGGGCAAGTCGGTGTGGGTGTCCCGGAAGGGGGCGATCCAGGCGAAGGCCGGGCAGCCGGGGCTGATCCCGGGGTCGATGGGCACGGCGTCGTACGTGGTCGAGGGGCGGGGGAACAAGCCGTCGCTCGAGTCGTCTCCACACGGGGCCGGCCGCTCGTACTCGCGGTCGGCGGCACGTCGGACCTTCACGCACGAGCAGCTGCGCGAGGCGATGGCGGGCATCGAGTACCGGGACACCGATGCGTTCCTCGACGAGATCCCGGCGGCCTACAAGCCGATCGACCAGGTGATGGCGGACGCCGCCGACCTGGTGACGGTGCGGCACACGCTGCGGCAGATCGTGAACGTCAAGGGGGACTGA
- a CDS encoding DUF1206 domain-containing protein produces the protein MTDAAQDAARETGRQARRVADSRWFETTARAGFVGTGVVHLLIGYLAVLLGIGNATAGSGAQGSQSGDTDQSGALAQIASVPGGVFLLWVVAIGTAALTVRLVVEAVVGGRTDDARAWLARAKNAGKAVVYGAIAYSSASYALGAGKSSTGSSRSAAATALATPGGVVLLVLVGAVAVAIGVGLVVIGVRGSWKKHLRPQPESVRRTVAVLATLGYVAKGIAVVIVGVLIAVAGIRSDPDQATGLDGAFDALRSMPGGSVVLVVVGLGFAAFGLYSFVRARYARI, from the coding sequence GTGACCGACGCAGCCCAGGACGCAGCCCGAGAGACCGGACGACAGGCGCGCCGTGTCGCCGACAGCCGCTGGTTCGAGACCACGGCCCGCGCGGGCTTCGTCGGGACGGGCGTCGTGCACCTGCTCATCGGCTACCTCGCCGTCCTGCTCGGCATCGGCAACGCCACCGCCGGCAGCGGTGCGCAGGGATCGCAGTCCGGCGACACCGACCAGTCCGGTGCGCTCGCGCAGATCGCGTCCGTCCCCGGCGGCGTGTTCCTGCTCTGGGTCGTCGCGATCGGCACCGCCGCACTGACCGTCCGCCTGGTCGTCGAGGCCGTCGTCGGCGGACGGACCGACGATGCCCGCGCCTGGCTCGCCCGGGCGAAGAACGCCGGCAAGGCGGTCGTCTACGGCGCCATCGCGTACTCGTCGGCCAGCTACGCGCTCGGTGCCGGCAAGAGCTCCACCGGTTCGAGCCGCAGCGCTGCGGCGACCGCCCTGGCCACGCCCGGCGGCGTCGTCCTGCTGGTGCTCGTCGGCGCGGTGGCGGTCGCCATCGGGGTCGGCCTCGTCGTGATCGGCGTGCGCGGCTCGTGGAAGAAGCACCTCCGGCCGCAGCCGGAGTCCGTGCGCCGCACCGTGGCCGTGCTCGCCACGCTCGGCTACGTCGCGAAGGGGATCGCCGTGGTCATCGTCGGCGTCCTCATCGCCGTCGCCGGCATCCGCAGCGACCCGGACCAGGCGACCGGGCTCGACGGGGCGTTCGACGCCCTCCGGTCGATGCCGGGCGGTTCCGTCGTGCTCGTCGTGGTCGGACTGGGCTTCGCGGCCTTCGGGCTCTACAGCTTCGTCCGGGCCCGGTACGCGCGCATCTGA
- a CDS encoding GAF domain-containing serine/threonine-protein kinase, with product MAPTDAPREHAGLLAGRYRLEQVIGRGGMSVVHHAWDESLDRPVAVKLFHPGIVDIARQEAEQGVLAALDHHNLVSLLDAGVVEDQHGSLQRFIVMALVHGQDLEERLALGPLASRHIAEIGYDMAEALDYIHAQGVVHRDIKPSNILLVDYGNGSDRARARLTDFGIALAAGVERLTADGVTTGTAAYLSPEQARGAEVGPASDVYSLGLVLLQCFTRRREFPGSLVESALARLSRDPVVPEPLPEHWKHALAAMTAQDPRERPVGADLVALLRHVVITDTAEAPPADPTSAGVAHGPGPDTVGSATSSTAAGPVTGGGASRTTPDESRTDASRPATLDVLPEEALQRTTKMAARLFDAPIALIEVLDEDREWSQSYVADGVDKSARSISFRNGFAPVPVPVVIPDGSTHPEMRNSPLVTGPLGIRFYVSVPLVRHDGVTVGTLAVLDSRPRTADEADMANLRDLAALAVTQLELRQESLRTTSDSVPILRTGQGAHAAPVTDGGAAAGSEHAV from the coding sequence ATGGCCCCGACGGACGCACCCCGGGAGCACGCCGGACTGCTGGCCGGCCGGTACCGGCTCGAGCAGGTCATCGGTCGGGGCGGCATGTCCGTCGTGCACCACGCCTGGGACGAGAGCCTGGATCGCCCCGTCGCCGTGAAGCTCTTCCACCCGGGCATCGTCGACATCGCCCGCCAGGAGGCCGAGCAGGGCGTCCTGGCAGCGCTCGACCACCACAACCTCGTCAGCCTGCTCGACGCCGGGGTGGTCGAGGACCAGCACGGGTCGCTGCAGCGCTTCATCGTGATGGCGCTCGTGCACGGCCAGGACCTCGAGGAGCGGCTGGCGCTCGGGCCCCTCGCGTCGCGGCACATCGCCGAGATCGGCTACGACATGGCCGAGGCGCTCGACTACATCCACGCGCAGGGCGTCGTGCACCGGGACATCAAGCCGTCGAACATCCTGCTGGTCGACTACGGCAACGGCTCCGACCGGGCACGCGCACGGCTCACCGACTTCGGCATCGCGCTGGCCGCCGGCGTCGAACGGCTCACCGCGGACGGCGTCACGACCGGCACGGCCGCCTACCTCAGCCCCGAGCAGGCCCGCGGCGCGGAGGTCGGTCCGGCGAGCGACGTCTACTCGCTCGGCCTGGTGCTGCTGCAGTGCTTCACCCGGCGGCGTGAGTTCCCCGGGTCGCTCGTCGAGTCCGCCCTCGCCCGGCTGTCCCGCGACCCGGTCGTCCCCGAGCCGCTGCCGGAGCACTGGAAGCACGCCCTCGCCGCGATGACGGCGCAGGACCCGCGCGAGCGCCCGGTGGGTGCCGACCTGGTCGCGCTCCTCCGCCACGTCGTGATCACCGACACCGCGGAGGCTCCTCCCGCCGACCCGACGTCGGCCGGCGTCGCGCACGGGCCCGGGCCCGACACCGTCGGCTCAGCCACGTCGTCGACCGCAGCCGGTCCCGTCACCGGTGGGGGCGCCTCCAGGACGACGCCGGACGAGTCCCGGACCGACGCGTCGCGCCCAGCGACCCTGGACGTGCTGCCCGAGGAGGCGCTGCAGCGGACCACCAAGATGGCCGCGCGCTTGTTCGACGCCCCGATCGCCCTCATCGAGGTGCTGGACGAGGACCGCGAGTGGTCCCAGTCGTACGTCGCCGACGGTGTCGACAAGTCCGCGCGGAGCATCAGCTTCCGGAACGGCTTCGCGCCGGTGCCGGTGCCGGTCGTGATCCCGGACGGGTCCACGCACCCGGAGATGCGGAACAGCCCGCTCGTCACCGGACCGCTCGGCATCCGGTTCTACGTCAGTGTCCCGCTGGTCCGCCACGACGGCGTCACCGTCGGCACGCTCGCCGTGCTCGACTCCCGGCCCCGGACGGCCGACGAGGCCGACATGGCGAACCTGCGCGACCTCGCCGCACTCGCCGTCACCCAGCTCGAACTCCGCCAGGAGTCCCTGCGCACCACGAGCGACTCGGTGCCGATCCTCCGCACCGGGCAGGGCGCCCACGCGGCTCCGGTGACCGACGGCGGTGCCGCTGCCGGATCCGAACACGCCGTCTGA
- the treS gene encoding maltose alpha-D-glucosyltransferase, protein MDDDAPRTDERIADEYLTGERLPVGGVPEQGDDHGDAAVDEDEVTPVAPDITYDEQLYPARPRRLRPRVNLRGGSLQRRFSDPRAANGENPAYIEWLVRQSMLKDADVLSRQLSGTPAMWRNPYARPDARRAVSTSDVWFTAYPISLITREGESFLTALADPQLWSAFERIGINGVHTGPVKRAGGIRGWQETPSVDGHFDRIGTQIDPTFGDEETFQRMTDVAEEHGGSIIDDIVPGHTGKGADFRLAEMAFKDYPGIYHMVEIPPEEWYLLPTVPEHRDSVNLDPATESALAERGYIIGELQRVIFHQPGVKETNWSVTAPVVGVDGTTRRWVYLHYFKEGQPSVNWLDPTFAGMRLVIGDALHSLGDLGTSALRLDANGFLGVEKSAEGAPGWSEGHPLSHAANHVIAGMVRKVGGFTFQELNLTIEDIRDTGAVGADLSYDFINRPAYHHALATGDTEFLRLTLRTSLELGVEPVSLVHGMQNHDELTYELVHWATLHQDDLYTFHGEETRGGALAERIRADLTAALTGDAADYNLVFTTNGIACTTASLIAATQGHTTLDAVTDEHVPQIRDAHLLLAAFNAWQPGVFAMSGWDLLGSLTVPQETVADLIAEGDTRWIERGAHDLLGVAPDTERSASGMPRARSLYGPLPEQLESPDSFASRLGELLRVRTEYGIASARQVDVPEVAHRGMLVMVHELESTDETGEPVVQITVLNMTDTPLDGTIRSESLPHGATVVDATDHSELGTVDDLCSFPLRIDAYGSRFLVLRRNVEQGA, encoded by the coding sequence ATGGACGACGACGCACCCCGGACCGACGAGCGGATCGCTGACGAGTACCTGACCGGCGAGCGGCTGCCCGTCGGCGGTGTCCCGGAGCAGGGCGACGACCACGGCGACGCCGCCGTGGACGAGGACGAGGTGACCCCGGTCGCCCCTGACATCACCTACGACGAGCAGCTCTACCCGGCCCGCCCGCGTCGCCTGCGGCCGCGGGTGAACCTGCGCGGCGGCAGCCTGCAGCGCCGGTTCTCGGACCCGCGTGCCGCCAACGGCGAGAACCCGGCGTACATCGAGTGGCTCGTCCGGCAGTCGATGCTCAAGGACGCCGACGTCCTCAGCCGCCAGCTCTCCGGCACGCCGGCCATGTGGCGGAACCCCTACGCCCGGCCCGACGCCCGCCGTGCCGTGTCGACCTCCGACGTGTGGTTCACCGCGTACCCGATCTCGCTCATCACCCGTGAGGGCGAGTCCTTCCTCACCGCGCTCGCCGACCCGCAGCTGTGGTCCGCGTTCGAGCGCATCGGCATCAACGGCGTGCACACCGGCCCGGTCAAGCGTGCCGGCGGCATCCGCGGGTGGCAGGAGACCCCGAGCGTCGACGGCCACTTCGACCGGATCGGGACCCAGATCGACCCGACCTTCGGTGACGAGGAGACCTTCCAGCGGATGACCGACGTCGCCGAGGAACACGGCGGCAGCATCATCGACGACATCGTGCCGGGCCACACCGGCAAGGGTGCCGACTTCCGGCTGGCCGAGATGGCCTTCAAGGACTACCCCGGGATCTACCACATGGTCGAGATCCCGCCGGAGGAGTGGTACCTGCTCCCCACCGTGCCCGAGCACCGCGACTCGGTGAACCTCGACCCGGCGACCGAGTCCGCCCTGGCCGAACGCGGCTACATCATCGGCGAGCTGCAGCGCGTGATCTTCCACCAGCCCGGCGTCAAGGAGACGAACTGGAGCGTCACCGCGCCGGTCGTCGGCGTCGACGGCACCACCCGGCGCTGGGTGTACCTGCACTACTTCAAGGAAGGGCAGCCGTCGGTCAACTGGCTCGACCCGACCTTCGCCGGCATGCGCCTGGTGATCGGCGACGCCCTGCACTCGCTCGGCGACCTCGGCACGAGCGCGCTCCGACTCGACGCGAACGGGTTCCTCGGCGTCGAGAAGAGCGCAGAGGGCGCACCCGGTTGGTCGGAGGGCCACCCGCTCTCACACGCGGCGAACCACGTCATCGCCGGGATGGTCCGGAAGGTCGGCGGCTTCACCTTCCAGGAGCTGAACCTGACGATCGAGGACATCCGCGACACCGGGGCCGTCGGTGCCGACCTGTCGTACGACTTCATCAACCGACCCGCGTACCACCACGCCCTGGCCACCGGGGACACCGAGTTCCTCCGCCTGACGCTCCGCACTTCGCTGGAGCTCGGGGTCGAGCCGGTCAGCCTGGTGCACGGCATGCAGAACCACGACGAGCTCACCTACGAGCTCGTGCACTGGGCGACCCTGCACCAGGACGACCTCTACACGTTCCACGGCGAGGAGACCCGCGGCGGGGCGCTCGCCGAACGCATCCGCGCCGACCTCACCGCGGCGCTGACCGGCGACGCGGCGGACTACAACCTGGTCTTCACGACGAACGGCATCGCCTGCACGACGGCCTCGCTCATCGCCGCGACGCAGGGGCACACCACCCTCGACGCCGTCACCGACGAGCACGTGCCGCAGATCCGCGACGCCCACCTGCTGCTCGCCGCGTTCAACGCCTGGCAGCCCGGCGTCTTCGCGATGTCCGGCTGGGACCTGCTCGGGTCGTTGACGGTGCCGCAGGAGACCGTGGCGGACCTCATCGCCGAGGGCGACACCCGGTGGATCGAGCGCGGCGCGCACGACCTGCTCGGCGTCGCACCGGACACCGAGCGTTCGGCCTCGGGCATGCCCCGGGCCCGGTCGCTCTACGGTCCGCTGCCGGAACAGCTCGAGTCGCCCGACTCGTTCGCGTCCCGCCTGGGCGAACTGCTGCGGGTGCGGACCGAGTACGGCATCGCCTCGGCCCGACAGGTCGACGTCCCCGAGGTCGCGCACCGCGGGATGCTCGTGATGGTGCACGAACTCGAGTCCACCGACGAGACGGGCGAGCCGGTCGTGCAGATCACCGTGCTCAACATGACCGACACCCCGTTGGACGGCACCATCCGGTCCGAGTCGCTGCCGCACGGGGCGACGGTGGTCGACGCCACGGACCACAGCGAGCTCGGCACCGTCGACGACCTGTGCAGCTTCCCGCTCCGCATCGACGCGTACGGTTCGCGGTTCCTGGTGCTCCGCCGGAACGTCGAGCAGGGGGCCTGA
- a CDS encoding SMP-30/gluconolactonase/LRE family protein, which produces MTASATSGPARVFSDVRATLAESIVWDRAQGVGRWVDIPNGTLTTADADGRVLQTTQLDPPLPSFQPRAGGGFIAAQDDTVVLTDADGHVERELAGVTHANDEMRFNEGKCDPFGRFLVGSMDPTDGPPAGALYAFSADGSVAVLRSGFGTTNGMEWNDDGSEMYVTDTDTNTVYRASYGPDGLLGDLEPFIDGAAHDGLVRDDEGCFWGAIYGESKVERYGPDGAHLETVEIPAPNVTSVAFGGTDMSLLLVGTAREDLTEDQLARSPHSGSVFAVPTRVHGRPAFPFAG; this is translated from the coding sequence GTGACGGCGAGCGCGACCTCCGGCCCCGCCCGGGTGTTCAGCGACGTCCGGGCGACCCTGGCGGAGAGCATCGTCTGGGACCGGGCGCAGGGGGTCGGCCGCTGGGTGGACATCCCGAACGGCACGCTGACCACCGCGGACGCCGACGGTCGGGTGCTGCAGACCACGCAGCTCGACCCGCCCCTGCCGTCGTTCCAGCCGCGTGCCGGGGGAGGCTTCATCGCCGCCCAGGACGACACCGTCGTGCTGACCGATGCCGACGGACACGTCGAACGCGAGCTGGCCGGTGTCACGCACGCCAACGACGAGATGCGCTTCAACGAGGGCAAGTGCGACCCGTTCGGCCGGTTCCTGGTCGGCAGCATGGACCCGACCGACGGGCCGCCGGCCGGCGCGCTCTACGCCTTCTCGGCGGACGGGTCGGTCGCGGTGCTGCGGAGCGGGTTCGGCACGACCAACGGCATGGAGTGGAACGACGACGGCTCCGAGATGTACGTGACGGACACCGACACGAACACGGTCTACCGGGCCTCCTACGGACCCGACGGTCTGCTCGGCGACCTCGAGCCGTTCATCGACGGTGCCGCACACGACGGACTCGTCCGCGACGACGAGGGCTGCTTCTGGGGCGCGATCTACGGCGAGAGCAAGGTCGAACGGTACGGCCCGGACGGAGCGCACCTCGAGACGGTGGAGATCCCGGCGCCGAACGTGACCTCGGTGGCGTTCGGCGGGACGGACATGTCCCTGCTGCTCGTCGGGACCGCGCGGGAGGACCTGACCGAGGACCAACTGGCACGCTCCCCGCACTCCGGCTCGGTGTTCGCGGTGCCGACCCGCGTGCACGGACGCCCGGCGTTCCCCTTCGCCGGCTGA
- a CDS encoding alpha/beta fold hydrolase, whose translation MNDEHHPGHPVPTGAPDPAGELAQAEDADVEVRVDRIAVDHTYVRVSSIGEPGERAFVLVAGLGIASTYYERLAPHLNENGPVHALDLPGFAGVPRFRGGVSIERYADAVEKVIDDLRLHDPVLIGHSMGTQVVVEVAARRPDISDLVLISPVLDPAARSIPKAALRFLRSAVHEPAAVRWHAVTAYALCGWHWFRKVLPKMIAYPIEDRVADVRAHTLVVRGEHDALVPRSWVRQLARALPYGVLREVVDGAHSVMHAQADAVAQLAVAHVDGRLPDRGVSSLQRVRDDSTATDLDRLGATDRWLVVKSRFMEVFGMAKGDDEQLEAAKSAHAVAMADHDGIPVDPDERDEVVDTVAPERGGDRRPF comes from the coding sequence ATGAACGACGAGCACCACCCGGGTCACCCCGTCCCGACCGGCGCCCCCGACCCGGCCGGCGAACTCGCCCAGGCCGAGGACGCCGACGTCGAGGTCCGCGTCGACCGCATCGCCGTCGACCACACCTACGTGCGCGTCAGCTCGATCGGCGAGCCCGGTGAGCGCGCCTTCGTCCTGGTCGCGGGGCTCGGCATCGCGTCGACGTACTACGAGCGGCTCGCCCCGCACCTCAACGAGAACGGCCCGGTGCACGCGCTCGACCTGCCCGGTTTCGCGGGGGTCCCGCGGTTCCGCGGCGGCGTGTCCATCGAGCGGTACGCCGACGCCGTCGAGAAGGTCATCGACGACCTCCGCCTGCACGACCCGGTGCTCATCGGCCACTCGATGGGGACGCAGGTCGTCGTCGAGGTCGCAGCCCGCCGCCCGGACATCTCCGACCTGGTGCTCATCAGCCCGGTCCTCGACCCGGCCGCGCGGTCGATCCCGAAGGCCGCGCTCCGCTTCCTCCGGTCCGCCGTGCACGAACCCGCCGCGGTCCGCTGGCACGCGGTCACCGCGTACGCGCTCTGCGGGTGGCACTGGTTCCGCAAGGTCCTGCCGAAGATGATCGCCTACCCGATCGAGGACCGCGTCGCCGACGTCCGGGCGCACACCCTGGTCGTCCGCGGCGAGCACGACGCACTCGTGCCGCGCTCGTGGGTCCGGCAGCTCGCCCGCGCGCTGCCCTACGGCGTCCTCCGCGAGGTCGTCGACGGCGCACACTCGGTCATGCACGCCCAGGCCGACGCGGTGGCGCAGCTCGCCGTCGCCCACGTCGACGGTCGGCTGCCCGACCGTGGCGTCTCGTCGTTGCAGCGGGTCCGGGACGACTCCACCGCGACGGACCTGGACCGCCTCGGCGCGACCGACCGCTGGCTGGTCGTGAAGTCGCGGTTCATGGAGGTGTTCGGCATGGCGAAGGGCGACGACGAGCAGCTCGAGGCCGCCAAGTCCGCGCACGCGGTCGCGATGGCCGACCACGACGGCATCCCGGTCGACCCTGACGAGCGCGACGAGGTCGTCGACACGGTCGCGCCGGAGCGCGGCGGGGACCGACGCCCCTTCTGA